From one Montipora capricornis isolate CH-2021 chromosome 10, ASM3666992v2, whole genome shotgun sequence genomic stretch:
- the LOC138018868 gene encoding TNF receptor-associated factor 6-like: MDSRLRAQLIPLNGEQNVLGGYDFEFRDEPSSGHCCPICLFVMRNSVQTTCGHRFCKECLLRTFRESNARICPKDRNPIPQEGGFFADVAWDRDVLCLHVKCKRNERGCDWTAQLRHYQEHVKECLYEDVACAKCNEHVQRGLLRDHETSECRNRIVQCEYCEEEFEFWHKEVHDGEKCTRFPVDCPQQCEQTEIPREELESHIRDDCLMTVVACPYNDAGCNFSDKRINLEAHTKESTEDHLRKTWNEAKKELNKLKDTVKEIQAQAQAQAEKDQKEKRCLEILLQRSNDQIKELNEEIRMLKAQNSSFMLAGFRARMEKIEARLIHLERQQCGGIPVDERRNKSRKTIGKFFDRRGKHRSPKKSYSAEGLCDIP, translated from the exons ATGGACTCAAGGTTAAGAGCTCAGCTGATTCCACTCAATGGAGAGCAAAATGTACTTGGAGGTTATGATTTCGAGTTCCGAGACGAACCATCCTCGGGCCATTGCTGTCCCATTTGTCTATTTGTGATGCGAAATTCCGTGCAGACAACATGCGGCCATCGATTCTGCAAAGAATGCTTATTGCGAACATTCAG GGAGAGCAATGCTCGCATTTGTCCAAAAGATCGAAATCCTATTCCTCAAGAGGGAGGG TTCTTCGCTGATGTGGCCTGGGATAGGGATGTTCTTTGTCTCCATGTTAAATGCAAGAGAAACGAAAGAGGATGTGATTGGACAGCACAATTACGTCATTATCAG GAACATGTTAAGGAATGCCTTTATGAGGACGTCGCTTGTGCAAAatgcaatgaacatgtacagcGAGGGTTGTTGAGGGATCATGAGACATCAGAGTGTCGCAACAGGATTGTACAGTGTGAATACTGTGAAGAGGAGTTTGAATTCTGGCACAAAGAG GTTCATGACGGTGAAAAATGTACTCGTTTTCCTGTGGATTGCCCTCAGCAATGCGAACAGACAGAAATACCTCGTGAGGAG TTGGAATCTCACATCAGAGATGACTGTTTAATGACAGTGGTGGCTTGTCCTTACAATGATGCTGGCTGcaacttttct GACAAACGGATCAATTTGGAAGCCCACACGAAGGAATCCACCGAGGATCATCTGCGTAAGACATGGAATGAGGCTAAGAAAGAgctgaataaattaaaagacaCCGTGAAAGAAATCCAAGCTCAAGCTCAAGCTCAGGCGGAGAAAGATCAGAAAGAAAAACGATGTTTGGAAATTCTCTTGCAAAGAAGCAACGACCAGATCAAAGAATTAAATGAAGAGATAAGAATGTTGAAAGCCCAAAATTCGTCTTTTATGCTGGCAGGTTTTAGGGCAAGGATGGAGAAAATAGAGGCCAGGCTGATCCACTTGGAGCGACAACAATGCGGAGGAATACCTGTTGAC